From the genome of Sulfitobacter sp. DSM 110093, one region includes:
- a CDS encoding HPr family phosphocarrier protein, with translation MPEFSLKIVNEKGLHARASAKLVEVVEAFDARAEVSKDGMSASGDSIMGLLMLGASRGTTIEVQTSGPDADALADALTALVADKFGEGY, from the coding sequence ATGCCCGAATTTTCTCTTAAGATCGTAAACGAAAAAGGCCTGCACGCGCGCGCCTCCGCTAAATTGGTTGAGGTGGTAGAAGCTTTCGATGCCCGCGCCGAGGTCAGCAAGGATGGTATGTCCGCTTCAGGCGATAGCATCATGGGGCTGTTGATGCTTGGCGCCTCGCGTGGCACCACGATTGAGGTGCAAACCTCTGGCCCCGATGCCGATGCCTTGGCCGACGCTTTGACTGCTCTTGTGGCGGATAAGTTTGGCGAGGGATACTAA
- a CDS encoding serine kinase, with protein MTIKRENLHASCVAIGGSGVLILGPSGAGKSALALQLIALGATLVADDRTDVIRRGDDVIASVPDNIRGLIEARNVAILRLEDHGPVPLALAVDLAHPEEQRLPEGHTHLIQGVTLPCFHKCDSAHFAAAIHLYMSAVKEPN; from the coding sequence ATGACCATTAAACGCGAGAACCTCCACGCAAGCTGCGTGGCCATCGGCGGGAGCGGGGTGCTGATTCTTGGCCCTTCGGGCGCTGGTAAATCGGCGCTTGCGTTGCAACTGATCGCCCTCGGTGCCACGCTGGTGGCGGATGATCGCACCGATGTAATCCGCAGGGGGGATGACGTGATTGCGAGCGTCCCCGATAACATTCGTGGTCTCATCGAAGCGCGCAACGTGGCAATTTTGCGGCTTGAGGATCACGGCCCGGTGCCCTTGGCCCTTGCCGTTGATCTTGCCCATCCCGAAGAGCAACGCCTGCCCGAGGGCCATACCCACTTGATACAGGGTGTCACATTGCCCTGTTTTCACAAATGCGATAGCGCTCATTTTGCGGCAGCAATTCATCTGTATATGTCAGCTGTGAAAGAACCGAATTGA
- a CDS encoding sensor histidine kinase encodes MAVGRDGDVVLGDDWVTPDSAAPDEIRVKRERRGLFSLRASPLTRKIITFNLIALSVLVAGILYLNSSRDSLAMQRAAALVSETELIADVIEAQLPAGAPVNLTTGDGVDVAATLEGLDLRGGIEVFVYDPAETLVARTAGSLTVAEALAASEAGERTLLNDGLNWLWDRVSAPFSTEEIAATPPLEEQFRSMVAPSVSGGTRLEGTLAIEGGTLFSVVTPIMQGDTPVGVVAVASAAGEIDRLVRSERERVLQMFVIATLVSIGLSLVLASTIANPLADLSAAAELGRDKDARKMNPGRIRIPDLTARPDEIGRLSGALRGMVSALYNRIDGNEQFAADVAHEIKNPLASLRSAVGTLRMVKRDDQREKLLNVIEHDVRRLDRLVSDISNASRLDSELVKEEEEPFDLLQMLGNLGQYLGEDAKSKGIDFITDLPAAPITVHGLEARLAQVFVNLITNAISFCEDGDAIRVWARKRANRVLIVVEDTGPGIPEQALGKIFKRFYSQRPEEHFGNNSGLGLAISKQIVEAHGGVIWAENIRPTEADITSEPLGARFVVGLPT; translated from the coding sequence ATGGCTGTGGGTAGGGACGGTGATGTTGTATTGGGGGACGATTGGGTCACTCCCGACAGCGCCGCGCCGGATGAAATTCGGGTCAAGCGCGAACGGCGAGGGCTGTTTTCGCTGCGTGCCTCGCCGCTAACGCGCAAGATCATCACCTTTAATCTCATCGCGCTCAGCGTGTTGGTTGCGGGTATTCTTTACCTTAACTCTTCGCGTGACAGTCTGGCCATGCAGCGTGCCGCGGCGCTGGTGTCCGAGACTGAGCTGATTGCCGATGTAATCGAAGCGCAGCTTCCCGCGGGTGCGCCTGTGAACCTGACCACCGGCGACGGTGTTGATGTGGCCGCCACGCTTGAGGGGCTAGACCTGCGCGGCGGCATCGAAGTTTTCGTCTATGACCCGGCGGAAACGCTGGTGGCGCGCACCGCTGGCAGCCTGACCGTCGCCGAAGCGCTCGCCGCTTCAGAGGCAGGGGAACGGACCCTGCTCAATGACGGCCTGAATTGGCTATGGGATCGCGTCTCTGCCCCCTTCAGTACTGAAGAAATCGCTGCAACCCCACCGTTGGAAGAGCAATTCCGCAGCATGGTCGCGCCTAGCGTATCCGGCGGCACCCGGCTTGAAGGCACCCTCGCCATCGAAGGCGGCACATTGTTTAGCGTCGTGACGCCAATCATGCAGGGCGATACCCCGGTGGGCGTTGTCGCCGTGGCCAGCGCCGCAGGAGAGATTGACCGTCTGGTGCGCAGTGAACGTGAGCGTGTGTTGCAGATGTTCGTCATCGCGACATTGGTCTCGATCGGGCTCAGCCTTGTGTTGGCGTCCACCATCGCCAATCCACTGGCTGACCTGTCGGCGGCTGCCGAACTTGGCCGTGACAAAGACGCGCGCAAGATGAACCCAGGCCGCATCCGGATTCCCGATCTGACCGCACGCCCCGATGAGATCGGCCGCCTCTCCGGCGCGTTGCGCGGGATGGTTTCGGCGCTCTACAACCGTATCGATGGCAATGAACAATTTGCTGCCGATGTCGCCCATGAGATCAAGAACCCGCTGGCCTCACTGCGTTCCGCTGTGGGAACCCTCCGCATGGTGAAACGCGATGATCAGCGCGAAAAGTTGCTTAATGTCATCGAACATGATGTGCGGCGTCTAGACCGGTTGGTCAGCGATATTTCCAATGCTTCGCGGCTTGATTCAGAATTGGTCAAGGAAGAAGAAGAGCCCTTCGATCTGCTGCAAATGCTGGGCAACCTTGGCCAGTATCTGGGTGAAGATGCGAAATCTAAGGGCATTGATTTCATAACCGATCTGCCCGCCGCGCCGATCACCGTTCATGGGCTTGAGGCGCGGCTTGCGCAGGTTTTCGTGAACCTTATCACCAACGCGATCTCCTTTTGCGAAGACGGCGATGCGATCCGCGTTTGGGCCCGCAAACGCGCCAATCGTGTGTTGATCGTGGTCGAAGACACAGGCCCCGGCATCCCCGAACAGGCGCTTGGCAAGATCTTCAAGCGCTTCTATTCGCAGCGCCCGGAAGAGCATTTTGGCAATAACTCCGGCCTTGGCCTCGCGATCTCAAAACAGATTGTCGAAGCCCATGGCGGCGTGATTTGGGCCGAAAACATTCGCCCGACCGAAGCTGACATCACATCTGAGCCCCTAGGCGCACGTTTCGTTGTGGGCCTGCCGACCTAA
- a CDS encoding response regulator transcription factor: protein MSKIALVDDDRNILTSVSMTLEAEGFEVETYNDGQAALDAFNKKLPDMAVLDIKMPRMDGMDLLQRLRQKTAMPVIFLTSKDDEIDEVLGLRMGADDYVKKPFSQRLLVERIRALLRRQDAVETNEVGDTEETKVMERGELRMDPLRHAVSWKGKDVSLTVTEFLLLQALAQRPGFVKSRDQLMDVAYDDQVYVDDRTIDSHIKRLRKKMRTADDEFSAIETLYGIGYRYNEE from the coding sequence ATGTCAAAGATTGCATTGGTAGACGATGACAGGAACATCCTGACATCTGTTTCGATGACTCTTGAAGCTGAAGGCTTCGAAGTGGAAACCTACAACGACGGTCAGGCCGCGTTGGACGCATTCAACAAAAAACTGCCGGATATGGCGGTGCTGGACATCAAGATGCCCCGCATGGACGGCATGGACCTGCTGCAACGGTTGCGTCAGAAAACCGCGATGCCGGTCATTTTCCTGACATCCAAGGATGATGAGATCGACGAAGTGCTTGGTCTGCGTATGGGGGCAGACGATTACGTCAAAAAACCCTTCAGCCAGCGTCTGTTGGTCGAACGTATCCGCGCCCTTCTGCGCCGCCAAGACGCGGTGGAAACCAATGAGGTGGGCGATACAGAAGAAACCAAAGTGATGGAGCGCGGCGAACTGCGGATGGACCCGCTGCGCCACGCGGTCAGCTGGAAGGGCAAAGACGTGTCCCTGACCGTGACCGAGTTCCTGCTGCTGCAAGCGCTCGCGCAGCGCCCCGGTTTTGTAAAATCGCGGGACCAGCTAATGGACGTGGCCTATGACGATCAGGTCTATGTGGATGACCGCACGATCGACAGCCACATCAAACGTCTGCGGAAAAAGATGCGCACCGCCGATGATGAATTCTCGGCGATCGAAACGCTTTATGGCATCGGCTATAGATATAACGAAGAGTAA
- a CDS encoding phosphoenolpyruvate carboxykinase, which translates to MTFGRVNPQFSLEDQQISGLGDVYYNLTEPALVEAALKRGEGNLGKGGAFLVTTGKFTGRSPKDKHVVKTDSVADSIWWENNAEMSPEGFDALYKDMVAHMQGKDYFVQDLVGGADPKHAINVRMVTELAWHGLFIRTMLRRPDAEALQDFIADFTVINCPSFQADPAKHNCRSETVIAMNFDRKMILIGGTEYAGENKKSVFTLLNYLLPEKGIMPMHCSANHATGNPVDTAVFFGLSGTGKTTLSADPERTLIGDDEHGWSDNGTFNFEGGCYAKTINLSPEAEPEIYATTSKFGTVIENMVFDPNTFELDFDDDSLTANMRAAYPLHYISNASEKAVGGHPKNIIMLTCDAFGVLPPIARLSPAQAMYHFLSGFTSKVAGTERGVTEPEPTFSTCFGAPFMPRRPEVYGNLLREKIAQHGATCWLVNTGWTGGAHGTGSRMPIKATRALLSAALEGRLADAEFRKDPNFGFDVPVEVNGVADILLDPRRTWDDPESYDRQAAKLVKMFSDNFEQYLPYIDDDVKAAAIS; encoded by the coding sequence ATGACATTTGGACGGGTAAACCCGCAGTTCAGCCTCGAAGATCAACAGATCAGCGGGCTCGGCGATGTCTATTACAACCTAACCGAGCCTGCGCTGGTCGAGGCCGCGTTGAAACGGGGCGAAGGTAATCTGGGCAAGGGCGGTGCGTTCCTTGTTACCACGGGCAAGTTCACGGGCCGGTCACCCAAGGACAAACATGTGGTCAAAACCGATAGCGTGGCCGACAGCATCTGGTGGGAAAACAACGCCGAGATGTCGCCCGAAGGGTTTGATGCACTGTACAAAGACATGGTCGCGCATATGCAGGGCAAAGACTACTTTGTTCAAGACCTCGTTGGGGGCGCCGACCCTAAGCACGCGATCAACGTGCGTATGGTAACGGAACTTGCATGGCACGGCCTCTTCATCCGCACCATGCTGCGCCGCCCCGATGCCGAAGCGCTGCAAGACTTCATCGCCGATTTCACCGTCATCAACTGCCCCAGTTTCCAAGCTGACCCGGCCAAGCACAACTGCCGCAGCGAGACCGTTATCGCGATGAACTTCGACCGCAAGATGATCCTCATCGGCGGCACGGAATACGCGGGCGAGAACAAGAAATCTGTCTTCACGCTGCTGAACTACCTATTGCCGGAAAAAGGTATCATGCCGATGCACTGTTCGGCCAACCACGCCACTGGAAACCCCGTTGATACGGCTGTTTTCTTTGGCTTGTCGGGTACTGGCAAAACCACCCTCTCCGCCGACCCCGAGCGCACGCTGATCGGTGATGATGAGCACGGCTGGTCCGACAACGGCACCTTCAACTTTGAAGGCGGTTGCTATGCCAAGACCATTAACCTGAGCCCCGAAGCCGAGCCGGAGATCTACGCGACGACCTCCAAGTTTGGCACGGTGATCGAGAATATGGTCTTCGACCCGAACACATTCGAGCTCGACTTCGACGACGATTCGCTGACCGCCAACATGCGCGCGGCCTATCCGCTGCACTATATCTCTAACGCCAGCGAGAAAGCCGTCGGCGGCCACCCCAAGAACATCATCATGCTGACCTGCGATGCATTCGGCGTTCTGCCTCCAATCGCGCGGCTGAGCCCGGCGCAGGCGATGTACCATTTCCTATCGGGCTTCACTTCCAAGGTCGCAGGCACCGAACGTGGCGTGACCGAGCCTGAGCCGACCTTTTCGACCTGTTTCGGCGCACCTTTCATGCCCCGCCGCCCCGAGGTTTACGGCAACCTTCTGCGTGAAAAGATCGCACAACACGGCGCGACCTGCTGGTTGGTTAACACTGGCTGGACGGGCGGCGCCCATGGCACCGGCTCCCGGATGCCTATCAAAGCCACCCGCGCACTGCTGAGCGCAGCGCTTGAGGGCCGTCTGGCCGACGCCGAGTTCCGCAAAGACCCGAACTTTGGTTTCGATGTGCCTGTTGAAGTGAACGGTGTTGCCGACATCCTGCTTGACCCACGTCGCACATGGGACGATCCGGAATCCTATGACCGTCAGGCGGCTAAACTGGTCAAGATGTTCTCGGACAACTTCGAGCAGTATCTGCCCTATATCGATGACGATGTGAAAGCGGCGGCGATCAGCTAA
- a CDS encoding PTS fructose transporter subunit IIA: MIGIVIVAHGGLAQEYLAAIEHVVGSQFGVRAIAIEADHDRANKEREICAAADAVDQGAGVVVVTDLFGGSPSNLSLLACRPENRRIIYGANLPMLIKLAKSRQLDVPDAVRAALEAGKKYIDSQNVSAG, from the coding sequence GTGATCGGGATCGTCATCGTCGCACATGGGGGGCTTGCGCAAGAATATCTTGCCGCCATCGAACATGTCGTGGGATCCCAATTCGGCGTGCGCGCCATCGCGATTGAGGCAGACCACGACCGCGCCAATAAAGAACGCGAGATCTGCGCCGCCGCCGATGCAGTGGATCAAGGCGCAGGCGTTGTGGTCGTCACCGATCTTTTTGGTGGATCACCATCAAACCTCAGCCTCTTGGCATGCCGCCCCGAAAACCGGCGCATTATCTATGGCGCGAACCTGCCAATGCTGATCAAACTCGCCAAGTCACGGCAATTGGATGTGCCCGATGCCGTGCGCGCGGCACTCGAAGCTGGTAAGAAGTATATCGACAGCCAGAATGTCAGCGCAGGTTAA
- the rapZ gene encoding RNase adapter RapZ, with protein MNSQTPSTDHAPRRLVLVTGPSGAGRSSALNVLEDAGFEAIDNLPLRLLPALLDRPGDAQSVALGIDARNRDFSTEGVLELMGRLSAEPGWSAELLYLDCAPDVLLQRFSETRRRHPLAPADRPADGIAREQELLHAIRARADVLIDTTTLNVHELRAEVEQWFAPGGQRHLTVSVQSFSYKRGLPRGVDVVHDCRFLRNPYWVPELRNGNGRDAAVAAHVAGDKRYTDFADKVLDLSLLLLPAYREEGKSHISIAFGCTGGQHRSVAMAEDHALRLAEQGWQVSIRHRELDRQHREGSKP; from the coding sequence TTGAACAGTCAGACCCCCTCCACAGACCATGCGCCTCGGCGGCTGGTCCTTGTCACCGGCCCCTCGGGCGCCGGGCGTTCCTCTGCGCTTAACGTGTTGGAAGACGCGGGGTTCGAAGCGATCGACAACCTTCCATTGCGGCTCTTGCCTGCGCTGCTCGACCGACCCGGCGATGCGCAGTCGGTGGCCTTGGGCATTGATGCGCGCAACCGTGATTTCTCAACTGAGGGCGTGCTGGAGCTGATGGGCCGCCTCTCTGCCGAACCGGGATGGAGCGCAGAACTGCTCTATCTCGACTGCGCGCCAGACGTCCTGTTGCAGCGCTTTTCCGAAACGCGCCGCCGCCACCCGCTGGCCCCCGCCGATCGCCCCGCCGATGGCATCGCCCGAGAACAAGAATTGCTCCACGCAATTCGCGCCCGCGCGGACGTTCTGATCGACACGACAACGCTCAACGTTCATGAGTTGCGCGCCGAGGTGGAGCAATGGTTCGCTCCTGGCGGCCAACGCCATCTTACCGTTTCAGTACAGAGCTTCTCTTACAAACGTGGTCTGCCCCGTGGTGTCGATGTGGTGCATGACTGCCGCTTTTTGCGAAACCCCTATTGGGTCCCTGAGCTGCGCAACGGCAATGGCCGGGACGCGGCTGTGGCGGCCCATGTGGCGGGCGATAAACGTTACACGGATTTCGCGGATAAAGTTCTCGATCTCAGTCTTCTGCTGCTGCCCGCTTACCGCGAAGAGGGAAAATCTCATATCTCCATCGCCTTTGGCTGTACTGGCGGGCAACACCGCTCTGTCGCCATGGCGGAAGATCACGCTTTGCGCCTTGCAGAGCAGGGCTGGCAGGTGTCAATTAGGCACCGTGAACTGGACCGCCAGCATCGTGAAGGAAGCAAGCCGTGA